AATTTTAGTTTTAACTCATGTAGATACAGTATGGAGAGTTGGAAAAATTTCTGAAATGCCTTTTAAAATTGAAAAAGACAGAATTTTTGGACCAGGGGTTTTCGACATGAAAGGCGGAATCACCATGTTTGTCTTCGCTTTAAAAGCAATAAACGAATTGAAACTTAAGCCGAAGAGTAAAATAATGTTATTTATAAACTCAGAAGAAGAGATATCAAGTAAAAATTCAAAAAAATACATCGAGAAATTTGCAAAGGAATCAGACTATGTTTTGTGTCTTGAGCCAGCGCTTCCAGGTGGAGCTGTTAAAACAAGGAGAAAAGGAGTTTTAACCATTAAAATAGAGTCTTTCGGAAAATCAGTGCATTCAGGGCTCGATCCTCAAAAAGGAATAAATGCGATTGAAGAACTGCTAACTCAGCTCAGTTTTATAAATAAACTTCGTGAAAAAGGAGTTTCTGCCAACATTGGAAAAATCATCGGAGGTGAAAGAGTTAATATCATTCCTGATAAAGCCCAGGCTTTTCTTGATATAAGATTCTGGGAAAAAGAAAAAATTAAAGAAATAGAAAATTTTTTTGATAGGATGAAACCCTCAGTTAATGGAGCAAAAATTCACTGGGAAAAACTAAGTTTTACTCCTCCTATGGAAAGAACCAGAGATTCTCAAGCTCTTTTTTTAAAAGCTAAAAAAATAGCCGAGATACTCAACATTAATTTAAAGCAGGGAGATTCAGGAGGAGGTTCAGATGCTTCATTTGCCTCCTATTTGGGAATTCCTACAATCGATGGGCTTGGCCCGAATGGTGATGGTGCTCATAGCGAAAATGAGCATATTATAGTATCTTCACTCATTGAAAGGACTGCTCTTCTTACAGAGCTTCTCTGCAATTTATAAATTCACTGACCTGAAAAAGCTGACAGGGATATCTTTCATGGTCAGCAATCCTGATTTTGCCTCAACTATAATCGGAGCTAAATTTACAACCATTGAAGCAGTAGCCAGGTCTCCATGGATTCCACCCTTTATTTTCATGTGTATTGGTGGTGTCCCTTCTATGGAAATAACATCTGTTGGGTCCTTTGCTCCCACATACATTCGAAGTTCCATAAAAATAAGTGTTTTTTTATCTTTTATGCCCCTTGCAATTTGCTTCAAGCCTGCTACCTTTCCCTTTTCAACTTTAAGGAATGGAGTCTTTATGATTTTCTGGGCAACAACAGGATAAATATCCTCTTTAATTGTGTCAAGTTTAAAACCAAGGGCATCTTCCACCATCGCAACTGACTCAGGAAGACCTACATGCTTTATTTTCTTATCTTTAACACCTTGTTTGAATTCTTTGACAGTCATACCAGCTCCTACTTTCTTCTGCAAAGGCAACCTTCTCTTCGACGCATCAACAATTCTTGTAGCTTTTATTTTTTTAACATCCTGACACACTGATGTTAATGTTAACACAAGCTTATCCATGGCAAATCCAGGATTTACTCCAGTTCCGATGATTGAAACATTATTCTTCTTTGCAACATCATCGATCTCTCTTGCAAGCTGAGGATCACTGAAATAAGGAAAAGAAAGTTCTTCAGTTGTGGATATTACACTTAACTTCGCATTTAATATGGATTTTAACTGCAAATGGACATCTTTTAAATAAGAGGATGTGCAATGGAAAACAAGATCAGAAGAGACATTACCTAAGATTTCCTCTGCATTGCTGGAAACTATAACATTCATTTTTTCCTTTAAACCAAGGATTTCTCCTAAATCTTTGCCAACTTTGCTCTTGTCGATGTCAATTGCTCCGACTATATTTATTCCCTTTTTTAACGCTAACTTGCAAACACCAATTCCTATAGGCCCTACTCCATATATAACTGCTTTCATTATTCCTCCTAAAAAATATTAATAATGGATTTTAACAGAAATTCTCTCATTCTTTCAATATTTCTAACTCTTTCAAGACTTAATATTAATTTGAAAATATTTTTTAATTAAGAAGT
Above is a genomic segment from Acidobacteriota bacterium containing:
- a CDS encoding M20 family metallopeptidase produces the protein MQQIYYFINKKQEIVDFLREIVTLESPSTDKKAVNRCSAFVVENLKESGAKIKKFKQKKSGDYFLAEIGKGERKILVLTHVDTVWRVGKISEMPFKIEKDRIFGPGVFDMKGGITMFVFALKAINELKLKPKSKIMLFINSEEEISSKNSKKYIEKFAKESDYVLCLEPALPGGAVKTRRKGVLTIKIESFGKSVHSGLDPQKGINAIEELLTQLSFINKLREKGVSANIGKIIGGERVNIIPDKAQAFLDIRFWEKEKIKEIENFFDRMKPSVNGAKIHWEKLSFTPPMERTRDSQALFLKAKKIAEILNINLKQGDSGGGSDASFASYLGIPTIDGLGPNGDGAHSENEHIIVSSLIERTALLTELLCNL
- a CDS encoding dihydrodipicolinate reductase, yielding MKAVIYGVGPIGIGVCKLALKKGINIVGAIDIDKSKVGKDLGEILGLKEKMNVIVSSNAEEILGNVSSDLVFHCTSSYLKDVHLQLKSILNAKLSVISTTEELSFPYFSDPQLAREIDDVAKKNNVSIIGTGVNPGFAMDKLVLTLTSVCQDVKKIKATRIVDASKRRLPLQKKVGAGMTVKEFKQGVKDKKIKHVGLPESVAMVEDALGFKLDTIKEDIYPVVAQKIIKTPFLKVEKGKVAGLKQIARGIKDKKTLIFMELRMYVGAKDPTDVISIEGTPPIHMKIKGGIHGDLATASMVVNLAPIIVEAKSGLLTMKDIPVSFFRSVNL